The sequence TTCACATCGGCGCACTCGACCCAGCGCGCGGTGGAGACATTGACGGATTCATAAAGCGCTTCCACGTTGTATTCGCTCTTCAGGCGGGCGACCACCACGTCAAACTGCAATACCCCTACCGCGCCGACGATAAGATCGTTATTGGTCAGCGGACGGAATACCTGCACCGCCCCCTCTTCGGACAGCTGTACCAGGCCTTTCAGCAACTGCTTCTGTTTCAACGGATCGCGCAGGCGTATGCGGCGGAACAGCTCAGGCGCAAAGTTCGGGATACCGGTAAATTTCATCTCTTCGCCCTGGGTAAAGGTATCTCCAATCTGGATGGTGCCGTGGTTATGCAAGCCGATGATATCGCCGGGATAGGCCTCTTCAACGTGAGAACGGTCGCCCGCCATAAAGGTCAGCGCATCGGAAATCACCACGTCTTTGCCGGTACGCACCTGACGCAGCCTCATCCCTTTCTCATACCTGCCGGACACCACGCGCATAAACGCCACCCGGTCACGGTGTTTCGGGTCCATATTGGCCTGAATTTTAAACACGAAACCGGTGAATTTTTCCTCGGCCGCCACTACTTGGCGCGTATCGGTTTTACGCGGCATCGGCGCCGGCGCCCAGGCGACCAGCCCATCCAGCATATGGTCGACGCCGAAGTTGCCCAGCGCGGTACCGAAAAACACCGGCGTCAGATCGCCGGACAGGAAAGCATCCAGCTCAAACTCATGGGATGCCCCTTGCACCAGCTCCAGCTCTTCACGCAGTTGCTGCGCCAGATCTTCACCCACCGCCGCGTCCAGATCCGGGTTATCCAGCCCTTTTACGATGCGCACTTCCTGAATCGTATGGCCTTTACCGCTCTGGTAAAGATAGGTCTCGTCTTTATAGAGGTGATAAACCCCTTTGAACAACTTGCCGCAGCCAATCGGCCAGGTGATGGGGGCGCAGGCGATCTTCAGCTCGCTTTCCACCTCATCCAGCACTTCCATCGGGTCGCGGATATCGCGGTCCAGCTTGTTCATAAACGTCAGGATCGGCGTATCGCGCAGGCGCGTTACCTCCATCAGCTTACGGGTACGATCTTCCACCCCTTTCGCCGCATCAATCACCATCAGACAGCAGTCCACCGCCGTCAGCGTACGGTAGGTATCCTCGGAGAAGTCTTCATGCCCCGGGGTATCCAGCAGATTGACCAGACAGTCATGATAGGGAAACTGCATCACCGAAGTGGTAATGGAGATACCGCGCTGTTTTTCCATCTCCATCCAGTCGGACTTCGCATGCTGGCTCGAACCACGCCCTTTTACCGTACCGGCGGTCTGGATCGCCTGCCCGAACAGCAACACTTTTTCCGTAATGGTGGTTTTACCGGCGTCGGGGTGGGAAATGATGGCGAAAGTTCGTCTTTTCGCGACTTCGCGGGCGTATTCACTTGGAGACATGATTTTCAGGTTTCTTCTGTTAGCCACCCGGCGTCGGCATCAAGTCAAAATCATACCGATGTCAGCGTCAGGCGAAGCGGGAATTAAATC comes from Brenneria nigrifluens DSM 30175 = ATCC 13028 and encodes:
- the prfC gene encoding peptide chain release factor 3, with translation MSPSEYAREVAKRRTFAIISHPDAGKTTITEKVLLFGQAIQTAGTVKGRGSSQHAKSDWMEMEKQRGISITTSVMQFPYHDCLVNLLDTPGHEDFSEDTYRTLTAVDCCLMVIDAAKGVEDRTRKLMEVTRLRDTPILTFMNKLDRDIRDPMEVLDEVESELKIACAPITWPIGCGKLFKGVYHLYKDETYLYQSGKGHTIQEVRIVKGLDNPDLDAAVGEDLAQQLREELELVQGASHEFELDAFLSGDLTPVFFGTALGNFGVDHMLDGLVAWAPAPMPRKTDTRQVVAAEEKFTGFVFKIQANMDPKHRDRVAFMRVVSGRYEKGMRLRQVRTGKDVVISDALTFMAGDRSHVEEAYPGDIIGLHNHGTIQIGDTFTQGEEMKFTGIPNFAPELFRRIRLRDPLKQKQLLKGLVQLSEEGAVQVFRPLTNNDLIVGAVGVLQFDVVVARLKSEYNVEALYESVNVSTARWVECADVKKFEEFKRKNEQHLALDGGDNLAYIAPTLVNLNLTRERYPEVEFHKTREH